The nucleotide sequence TGGCACCAGGTTCAGCAAGCCATCGCTCATGCCGATGCCGGCGCGCAGGATGGGCACAATCGCCAGTTTCTTGCCTGCAATAACAGGCGCGTCTATGGTCACCAGCGGCGTCTTGATTTCGCGCGTGGTCAACGGCAGGTCGCGCGTGATTTCATAGCCCATCAGCAAGGTGATTTCCTTGAGCAATTCGCGGAAGGTACGCGTCGACGTGTCGTGCTCGCGCATGTGGCTCAGTTTGTGCTGGATCAATGGATGATCGGTAATGAACAAATTCGGGAAGCGTGGATCTTGTTTCATCTTGTTTTTCTTTCTCTGCTATCTGGCGCGGCGGCAAGCATGGCCGCAGGCGCGTTGTGTGTCGATAAAATGATGGATTGCCGCATTATCCCAGCCCACAGCCCGCCTGTGGCTGGAATTTTCGAAATAATCGGATTTATCGGGGTCAATACTCGCGCAGAGCGCGCCTCAGGATAGCCGCGCAATCAGTGCCCGCCGGCAAGCGCCCATACGCGCCACCCGGCGCTTGCAACAGGCGCGACTGCAGGAATGCCTGCGCAACGAAGGGCGGCGCATGGCGCAGCAGCAATCCCGCCTGCACGGCCAGCACGATGCGCTCAGATAATTGCCTGGCGCCAAATTCATCGGCCTGCGGCCCGTCCAGTTCGGCCATCAGGCGCGTCCGGTACTCAGCAAAGGCGGCGTCGGTATCGCCGGCCAGCGCCAGCTCGGCCGCCAGGGCGTCGCGCGCGGCCGGCGACTTGCCGAAAGCGCGCAAGACGTCGAGACACATGACGTTGCCCGAACCCTCCCAGATCGAGTTGACGGGCAGCTCCCGATACAGGCGCGCCAGCGGCGCATCTTCCACATAGCCAGTGCCGCCCAGCACCTCCATGGCTTCCGCGCCGAAGCCGGGACCGCGCTTGCAAATCCAGTACTTGCCGGCCGGTGTCAGCACGCGGGCCAGCATGGCTTGCTGCGGATCGTCCTTTTCATCGAAACAACGGGCCAGGCGCAGGGCAAACGCGGTGGCGGCTTCGGATTCAAGCGCCAGGTCGGCCAGCACGTTCTGCATCAGGGGCTGCTCGACCAGCGGCTTGCCGAACACGGCCCGCTGGCGCGCATGATGCAGCGCCTGCGTCAGGGCGGCGCGCATGATGCCGGTGCTGCCCAGCACGCAATCGAGGCGCGTGTGGCTGGCCATTTCCAGGATGGTGGGAATGCCCCGCCCCGGCTGGCCCACCAGCCAGCCGTAGGCATTGGCAAATTCCACTTCCGACGAGGCATTCGAGCGGTTGCCCAGCTTATCTTTCAGGCGCTGTACACGGATGGCATTGCGGCTGCCGTCGGGCAGGTAGCGGGGCAAAAAGAAACAGGACAATCCCCCCTCTTCCGCCTGCGCCAGGATCAGATGGGCATCGCACTGCGGCGCCGAGAAAAACCATTTGTGGCCGACGATGCGCCAGGCGCCGCCAGCCTCGTCGCCGAACAGGGCCCGCGCCTCGTCCGGCGGCACGGGTACGGCGCGCGTGGTATTGCTGCGCACATCCGAGCCGCCCTGCTTTTCCGTCATGCCCATGCCGACCAGGGCGCCACGCTTCTGTTCCACGGGGAGGGAGCGGGGATCGTATTCGCGCGAGAGGATTTTCGGCAGCCAGCGCTGCGCGATTTGCGGCAGATCAAGGGCCTGGCGCAAGGCGGGCACCGAGGCATACGTCATCGTCACAGGACACTGCGTGCCGTTTTCCACCTGTCCTACTAATAGATAGGCGGCCGCGCGCGCCACCTGGGCACCGGGCCCTGGCGACGCCCAGGGCGCAGCGTGCGCGCCGGCGCCCACGAGGATAGCCATCAGCTCATGCCAGGCCGGATGGAATAGCACTTCGTCGATGCGGCGCCCGGCCCGGTCGAACTGCTGCAGCTCGGGCTTATGGATATTGGCCAAGCGCGCCAGCGCGTAGGTCTCGGCGTGGCCCAGCTTTTCGCCCAGCGCGTCGAGCTCCTGCAGCGCGGCGCCGCCGCCCTCGCGCAGCAGCGCTTCGATCAGCGCGGGATCGCTGGCGAAGAGATTGACGTTTTCAAACGGCGTGGCCTGGTTGAAAACTTCATGCGTGTCAAAGGCATTCATGGGGGTCTCCCGCGTTTTGTTATCATGGCGCCCTTGCCGTCGCTGGCGCACCGTCAACACCGTCTGCCAGCCAGACTAGCCTAAAGCGCATGTCAGGGCAAGCGCGCTACAGGAGACAGGTGCGGCAGAAAGTTTCCACAGGGAACGAAATGCCTGCGCATGTCGCGCGGGATGATTTTTTTCATGGAAGACAGGAATATTTACAAAACCTGAAGTAATGTTGCTCTATTTCATGTAATCGAATGCTTTTCAATGATACATTTCGTGTAGATCGCGTTCAGATATTTGCCCGCCGGCCCGCTGTGGCGCGCGTAGCGCACGATGCACTGTTTCCGTTGGCGCCCTGCCCTGCAGCGAGCGCCGGCACTGATAATAAAAAGGTAAAAGCCAGCACGATGTTTTCCAGTACCCCATCCGCCGCCCACCGCGAGGCACGCCACGAGTTGGACAACCTCATGGAAGAGGCCGGCGACGTCGTGTTCCGGCTCGATACGGACGGCCTGATCCTGTTCGCCAGCAAGCGCGCAGCCACCCTGTTCGGCGCACCATCGGGCCTGACCGGCCATTTGCTGCTGCCGCTGGCGGCCGAAGCGTCGCGCGCGGCGCTGCAGGCCGCGCTGGAAGATTCCCTGGAAGAACCTGGACGCCTGGAAGTGCGCCTGCAAACGCCGGACCAGGAAATCTGGTTCGAGCTGCGCCTGTCTTCTTATATGAACGCGGACGGCATCGCCGAATTGCTGGTGGTCGGGCGCGACACGTCGGCCCAGCACAA is from Janthinobacterium sp. 61 and encodes:
- a CDS encoding isovaleryl-CoA dehydrogenase, with product MNAFDTHEVFNQATPFENVNLFASDPALIEALLREGGGAALQELDALGEKLGHAETYALARLANIHKPELQQFDRAGRRIDEVLFHPAWHELMAILVGAGAHAAPWASPGPGAQVARAAAYLLVGQVENGTQCPVTMTYASVPALRQALDLPQIAQRWLPKILSREYDPRSLPVEQKRGALVGMGMTEKQGGSDVRSNTTRAVPVPPDEARALFGDEAGGAWRIVGHKWFFSAPQCDAHLILAQAEEGGLSCFFLPRYLPDGSRNAIRVQRLKDKLGNRSNASSEVEFANAYGWLVGQPGRGIPTILEMASHTRLDCVLGSTGIMRAALTQALHHARQRAVFGKPLVEQPLMQNVLADLALESEAATAFALRLARCFDEKDDPQQAMLARVLTPAGKYWICKRGPGFGAEAMEVLGGTGYVEDAPLARLYRELPVNSIWEGSGNVMCLDVLRAFGKSPAARDALAAELALAGDTDAAFAEYRTRLMAELDGPQADEFGARQLSERIVLAVQAGLLLRHAPPFVAQAFLQSRLLQAPGGAYGRLPAGTDCAAILRRALREY